One part of the Maridesulfovibrio bastinii DSM 16055 genome encodes these proteins:
- a CDS encoding methyl-accepting chemotaxis protein, translated as MKFNSLNSRVGGIITLGVVISVAILIFVVSTMTNRAVFSIQEKNMQEMNSVLVDELEQVVRLNLVLLKSLSVNTTFRKSIRDTNFSAYTNKQVRSLLKHFDKIEFIGGFNADGVYSFGEDSGGKDLQGINISSRDYYKAIMAGDNYTLSKVVKASDGEGKLFMIAVPVKDPTGKVLGGLVVGLDWEKYEQELLGKVTIGNDGYGFILDKDGTMIGHKTNKSLLLQDLTKYKFIRDILSIGSGTMQYEWEGELKKVTFMKVPSTGWIMCMTAYEHDLTSAATSQRNILIVIGVVVVVLLVLILVLFLKSTVIKPISRIMEFTGRIAKGDFQASLKGKYSCEFADLSADIVSMVSELKNKLGFSEGVLNGLSIPSVVADSEEKILFVNKEMLNLCDHEGVPENYLGMTIGELVYGDPGRKTIAGKAISENKAQHNVEVEIKNSNGAIKETLINVSPLFDLDNELIGAFLMITDMTEIKQQQLLIESKNKQISEAAAKATSISRQVSEYSSSLASQILQTSRGAEQQRNMAEETATAMEQMNSTVLEVARNAANAAGTAEESKDKAHQGEQIVHQVVETIHRVRNMSEELQSSMADLGQQAEGIGTIMGVISDIADQTNLLALNAAIEAARAGEAGRGFAVVADEVRKLAEKTMTATNEVGGYIKSIQESARKNISSTEESTEAVNNANDLVSRSGEVLAEIVSMVSETTDQVRSIAAASEEQSAASEQISHSTERINSIAQENSAAMEESEDAVKQMSSLAVELNDVIITMQN; from the coding sequence GAATTGGAGCAGGTGGTACGTTTAAATCTAGTCCTTTTAAAAAGTCTTTCAGTTAATACCACATTTAGAAAATCAATAAGAGATACAAATTTTTCAGCTTACACCAACAAACAGGTTCGGTCACTTTTAAAGCACTTCGATAAGATTGAATTTATAGGAGGCTTTAATGCTGATGGAGTTTATTCATTTGGAGAAGATAGTGGGGGTAAAGATCTTCAAGGGATAAACATTAGTTCCAGAGATTATTATAAGGCAATTATGGCAGGTGATAATTATACATTATCAAAAGTTGTAAAAGCCTCTGACGGAGAAGGTAAGCTGTTCATGATTGCTGTTCCTGTTAAAGATCCTACTGGAAAAGTTCTTGGCGGTCTTGTTGTGGGGCTTGACTGGGAAAAATATGAACAGGAACTGCTTGGCAAGGTAACCATAGGTAATGACGGCTATGGCTTTATCCTCGACAAAGACGGTACGATGATCGGGCATAAGACGAATAAAAGTCTTTTGTTGCAAGATCTCACCAAATATAAGTTCATCCGGGATATTTTGAGCATTGGCTCAGGAACTATGCAGTATGAATGGGAAGGGGAGCTTAAAAAAGTTACCTTTATGAAGGTTCCTTCCACAGGCTGGATCATGTGTATGACTGCATACGAGCACGATCTGACCAGTGCAGCTACAAGTCAGAGAAATATTTTAATTGTTATAGGCGTTGTTGTTGTCGTTCTCCTTGTGCTCATTCTTGTTCTTTTCCTCAAAAGCACAGTTATCAAGCCTATAAGCAGAATTATGGAATTTACAGGAAGGATCGCTAAAGGAGATTTTCAGGCTTCACTGAAAGGTAAATATTCCTGCGAATTTGCCGACCTGTCTGCCGATATAGTTTCTATGGTCTCTGAATTAAAGAATAAGCTTGGTTTTTCAGAAGGCGTTCTGAATGGTCTTTCCATTCCTTCCGTTGTGGCTGATTCTGAAGAGAAAATACTTTTTGTAAATAAAGAAATGCTTAATCTCTGTGATCATGAAGGAGTTCCGGAAAATTATCTGGGGATGACCATTGGTGAGCTGGTTTATGGTGATCCGGGCCGTAAAACAATTGCCGGTAAAGCTATTTCAGAAAATAAAGCACAGCATAATGTTGAAGTTGAGATAAAAAATTCAAACGGCGCCATAAAAGAAACCTTGATCAATGTTTCCCCTCTGTTTGATCTTGATAATGAACTGATAGGTGCTTTTTTAATGATAACCGATATGACTGAAATAAAGCAGCAGCAGTTACTCATTGAAAGCAAAAATAAGCAGATATCAGAAGCAGCCGCAAAAGCTACATCCATTTCCAGACAGGTCTCGGAATATTCATCAAGCCTTGCCTCCCAGATTCTGCAAACCAGCCGTGGTGCCGAGCAGCAGAGAAATATGGCTGAAGAAACAGCCACAGCCATGGAGCAGATGAACTCAACCGTACTTGAAGTTGCCAGAAATGCCGCTAATGCCGCCGGAACAGCAGAAGAATCAAAAGATAAAGCCCATCAGGGTGAACAGATAGTACATCAGGTTGTTGAAACTATTCACCGGGTTCGCAACATGTCTGAGGAGTTACAGTCCAGCATGGCCGATCTTGGTCAACAGGCCGAAGGAATTGGTACTATCATGGGGGTTATCAGCGATATTGCGGATCAGACCAACCTGCTTGCTCTTAACGCGGCTATTGAAGCAGCAAGAGCCGGAGAAGCCGGCAGAGGCTTTGCTGTTGTTGCCGATGAAGTCAGGAAACTTGCTGAAAAAACCATGACCGCCACCAATGAAGTTGGTGGTTATATTAAAAGTATTCAGGAAAGTGCTCGTAAAAATATTTCGAGCACAGAAGAATCCACAGAAGCTGTTAACAATGCCAACGACCTTGTCAGCAGATCCGGAGAGGTGCTTGCTGAGATTGTTTCAATGGTTTCAGAAACAACTGATCAGGTCAGGAGCATCGCTGCCGCAAGTGAAGAGCAATCTGCCGCCAGTGAGCAGATCAGCCATTCCACTGAAAGAATTAATTCTATAGCACAGGAAAATTCAGCGGCAATGGAAGAGTCGGAAGATGCAGTAAAGCAGATGTCTTCTCTAGCTGTCGAATTGAATGACGTTATTATCACCATGCAGAACTAA